The genomic region CTTTTCACTCTACCGTTTTCCGCGTCGGACAGAACAGCCAACTCATTCCCCGGCGACTTCTTTTCCACAAGAAAAAGGAGCATAAAACTCAGTTCGATAGCACCAGTCCAGTATCCTTTGACCAGAGTCTCAACGAACCAGAAAAGCACAGTTATGTCAATGAGAGAAGAACTCGAGATACGCCAAAGACGTTGTTCGAGATGAGTAGGAAGGAATAGTTCCATCCCGTAATGTGTACTGATGCATACAGCAGTGTTGCAATGCATGAGTACGAGCTCTCCTTCCATGTCAGTCGAGAAAGCTTGATGTCGCCAACATGGGTAAGTGGCAGAAGATCATAAGCGGATGAGAGGGCCATGACGATGTGTAGATTTCAAAGCACATTTTGATCTGAAGTCATGTTTAAAGTCCAGAGGGGTTAGTAGATAACAGTGCACTATTGCACGCCATTTCTCTACAGCTAAATCTATCCATCGAGTTGCTTTCCTACGCCTCACAACTTCTGAATATCATCCCGAGTGCCACTCTCCTTGGCCCCAACATGGCAACACCATCAAACAACTCACGATAGACTCAGTCGTAGCCCCCATTAACAATGGCGGCTCCATCAACACCGGCAGCCACAACCGACGCAACATCAAGGCAATTTCTCACCAACGTAGAGGTACCAGACTGGTACACCGACTCCTTCATTTTCAGCGCCCACCGCCCCGTCACTCATTCCGTCAAGTTCAGTCATTTGCTTCACAATCTCTTCTCTGTACCACACTTTGCTCTGCCACTCGCGTTCTTACCACGATCTATGGTACATATAGACTACCTCGCCATTCTTGTCCAGATTCTGGTGTCGTTTGTGTCGGGTATTTATCTGGGGTATTATTGTGAGGCTGCAGACGGTCTATTGGTCAATAGTATGAGTTCCTTCTTCACTCATCGGAGGGCTGAGGCTGATTACCCTGGCCCACAACAGATTGCCGGTTTATCGGTTGTCACAGGATTCATCTTGGTGAATCCGTATCTTCACAGTCACCGAGATATCGGATTTTGAGAACCATGAGCTTCGTAGTCACTGGTTTCTCGGCCCTTGCTCCAATAACTCACGCTGCTGTCATCTTCCCATATCACCAACTTGATAAGCAGGCTGGGTTGAGACACTACTACATCGAGGAAGGTATCGTCCTGATCGGCGTTGTGTTCTACATCGTAAGCTGCCCCTGTGTAACAGGCGAGCCGACGAGTTACTCACCGTCACGTGTTTCTAGACTCGTTTCCCGGAAAGATGGAAGCCCGGAATATTTGATTTCTAGGGGGCATCGCATCAGATATTCCATATTTTGATTGGCCTCTCCGCTGTGGCGGTGCATTTATATGGAATTAGGAGCGCGTTTAGATGGAATTATGAGAACCCCCAGATGCCCAGCAGAAACTTCACTGTAGTGAAGAAGGTAACACTAAGTAGTTAAGGTACCTATAATCCCAGCATTTCTCAAACACCATCTAAGCATTGTATGGACACTAAATGGACATGATACCAGCATTAAATGTCGCAATCCCAGCCTTGAATGTCAGAGTTCCAGCACTGAATGTCACAATCCTAGCAATGAATGTTACAATCCAAGCATTTAGCAATTTTAATCCCAGCATCAACATTATATAACATATCTAGCAGCTATCTTTTTAGGCCCTAATGATAGTGAACATTACCTCTTGGCTATCACTTTGTAGCGCATTGCTACTATCTTCCAAAGCACCGAGGATATCAAATATGCCTCTCGGTCTTCCTAGTAGGTATCCTGCTATCCATAAAGGGTTAAACATCATGAGCACAACTCTCTACCGCTTCCAGAGGTATCCTTATTTTCTGCCAAGTCTTAAAATAATAAGCATACCTCTCGATCCTTTCAAACAATATCTCCCGCAGTTTCGCAGGCATCGAAGAATAACGAACACTCCTCTCGACAATGTTGAAAATGCCTCTGCAATCTTCACATGCTGTCGGAGATAAGGAACAGGCCCCTGACTGACTGGACAGACAGGCATTCTGTTATGGTAAGAGGCCTTTTTACCTAGTGACATGTCACATTGTGGTATGCTTCTGCTCAAATTTCATATACTATGTTGGTTGCGTTATCAGGATTAGTCGGCACCTCTCTTATGATTTTTGGTAAGTTATCAGGAAGCATTCATAGCTCCACAGCTGAGGCTGCTCCAACATGCATCCTTAGAAGTAATGCATATGGTAAACGCATGAAACCTTTAAATGCGAACGTATCTCACCATGTAGATGTACCGTCGTACCCCCACCTGTGTTACCTCACCCTACGTTACCCCACCTACTATGACCAAGCTCCCCTCCACTCTCCAACTTTACACATCTCACAAACAATCTCTCTTCAACATTATCCTCAACACCCCGCATCACAGTCTTTTCTCATTTCACCATGGACGAAAgagcctccctccccgtctccctcccagtccccaacccaaccacctcctaCTGGCACACCCtaaccccacctcccctcaccCTATCACCCACCCACCGCTCAACCCCAGATCTCCCGTCTCGATGCGACACAGTAATCATCGGCTCAGGCATCTCAGGCGCAGCAATAGCTTACAACCTTCTCCAATCCCATaatacaacaacaacaacaacaacctccccaccaaatATCCTCCTGCTCGAAGCCCGC from Podospora bellae-mahoneyi strain CBS 112042 chromosome 4, whole genome shotgun sequence harbors:
- a CDS encoding hypothetical protein (EggNog:ENOG503NUQY; COG:T), which translates into the protein MAAPSTPAATTDATSRQFLTNVEVPDWYTDSFIFSAHRPVTHSVKFSHLLHNLFSVPHFALPLAFLPRSMAADGLLVNNCRFIGCHRIHLGESVSSQSPRYRILRTMSFVVTGFSALAPITHAAVIFPYHQLDKQAGLRHYYIEEGIVLIGVVFYITRFPERWKPGIFDF